The following proteins come from a genomic window of Hymenobacter canadensis:
- a CDS encoding acyl-CoA thioesterase produces the protein MDLAAKIAAAETRIFKAVFPNTTNHYDTLFGGTTLHMMDEVAFITATRFSRLKMVTVSSDKVDFTHPIPGGTLVELIGNVEHVGNTSLKVRVELFVEQMYSEERVKAVSGLFTFVAIDHEKRPVRILPAAV, from the coding sequence ATGGACCTTGCCGCCAAAATTGCCGCCGCCGAAACGCGCATCTTCAAAGCCGTGTTTCCCAACACCACCAACCACTATGACACCCTGTTCGGGGGCACCACGCTGCACATGATGGACGAGGTAGCCTTCATCACGGCCACCCGCTTTTCGCGCCTCAAAATGGTCACCGTCTCGTCCGACAAGGTCGATTTCACCCATCCCATTCCCGGCGGCACGCTCGTGGAGCTGATTGGCAACGTTGAACACGTGGGCAACACCAGCCTGAAGGTGCGGGTGGAGCTGTTTGTGGAGCAGATGTACTCCGAGGAGCGCGTGAAGGCTGTTTCGGGCCTGTTTACGTTCGTGGCCATCGACCACGAGAAGCGGCCGGTGCGCATCCTGCCCGCCGCCGTGTAA
- a CDS encoding MFS transporter, whose amino-acid sequence MQTYPVPGGRSMASRIRSIFSGSVGNLVEWYDWYVYSAFALYFAPSFFPQGSQTAQLLNTAAIFAVGFLMRPLGGWLLGLYADRAGRKAALMASVLLMCGGSLLIALTPTYAQIGVAAPVLLVLARLLQGLSVGGEYGTSATYLSEMADQRNRGFFSSFQYVTLIAGQLLALLVQLGLQQVLSAAELQAWGWRVPFGIGAAAAVVALYLRRTMEETDAFTHQTAADNAAAVPQPGKLRLLLRYPREVLTVVGLTLGGTVVFYTFTTYTQKFLVNTTGFTKGQATLVSFGALGVAMLLQPLLGALSDRVGRRPVLLFFGVGATLGTVPLMTWLGAAPSPGVAFGLLVLALTIVSGYTSINAVVKAELFPTEIRALGAGRGAAVCSHGGHFRRYSRVRGTAGQKPGRGKLVLLVRDGLRRHFAGGVPAHARHPRHLTHGYGGRLTFSGRAGSEVPRNVAARFVTFLPHSPFPVSHEKDSHPAVRVLRPAAGRPGHGASQKARRQEQAPQPAGHRHWPRLHHRLQPPFAERPQSLRGPGALRQSVAHRCQ is encoded by the coding sequence ATGCAAACTTATCCCGTGCCGGGCGGCCGCAGCATGGCTTCCCGCATCCGCTCCATCTTCAGCGGCTCCGTCGGCAACCTCGTCGAGTGGTACGACTGGTACGTGTACTCGGCGTTTGCCCTGTACTTCGCGCCCTCGTTTTTCCCGCAGGGCAGCCAGACGGCGCAGCTGCTCAACACGGCCGCCATTTTTGCGGTGGGCTTTCTGATGCGGCCGCTGGGCGGCTGGCTGCTGGGGCTGTACGCCGACCGCGCCGGGCGCAAGGCGGCCCTTATGGCCTCGGTGCTGCTCATGTGCGGTGGCTCGCTGCTGATTGCCCTCACGCCCACCTACGCCCAGATTGGGGTGGCGGCGCCGGTGCTGCTGGTGCTGGCGCGGCTGCTGCAGGGTTTGAGCGTGGGCGGCGAGTACGGCACCTCGGCCACTTACCTGAGCGAAATGGCCGACCAGCGCAACCGGGGCTTCTTTTCCAGCTTTCAATACGTGACCCTGATTGCGGGGCAACTGCTGGCGCTGCTGGTGCAGCTGGGTTTGCAGCAGGTGCTGAGCGCCGCCGAACTGCAGGCCTGGGGCTGGCGCGTGCCGTTCGGGATTGGGGCCGCCGCGGCCGTGGTGGCGCTGTATCTGCGGCGCACCATGGAAGAAACCGACGCCTTCACCCACCAAACCGCCGCCGACAACGCCGCTGCCGTGCCGCAGCCCGGCAAGCTCCGGCTGCTGCTGCGCTACCCGCGCGAGGTGCTGACGGTGGTGGGCCTCACGCTGGGCGGCACCGTGGTGTTCTACACCTTCACCACCTACACCCAGAAGTTTCTGGTGAACACCACCGGCTTCACCAAGGGCCAGGCCACGCTGGTATCGTTTGGGGCGCTGGGCGTGGCTATGCTGCTGCAGCCGCTGCTCGGAGCGTTGTCGGACAGGGTGGGGCGGCGGCCGGTGCTGCTGTTTTTTGGGGTGGGCGCCACGCTGGGCACCGTGCCGCTGATGACGTGGCTAGGCGCGGCTCCCAGCCCCGGCGTGGCGTTCGGGCTACTGGTGCTGGCCCTGACTATCGTGAGCGGCTACACGTCCATCAACGCCGTGGTGAAGGCCGAGCTGTTCCCAACGGAAATCCGGGCGCTGGGCGCTGGGCGTGGGGCTGCCGTATGCTCTCACGGTGGCCATTTTCGGCGGTACAGCCGAGTACGTGGCACTGCTGGCCAAAAGCCAGGGCGTGGAAAGCTGGTTTTACTGGTACGTGACGGCCTGCGCCGCCATTTCGCTGGTGGTGTACCTGCGCATGCCCGACACCCGCGACACCTCACGCATGGATACGGCGGCCGGCTAACCTTTTCGGGTAGGGCCGGTTCTGAGGTGCCGCGCAACGTTGCGGCTCGGTTTGTTACTTTTCTTCCACACTCACCTTTTCCCGTTTCTCATGAAAAAGATTCTCACCCTGCTGTTCGTGTTCTGCGGCCTGCTGCTGGCCGGCCAGGCCATGGCGCAAGCCAAAAAGCCCGAAGACAAGAGCAAGCGCCCCAGCCCGCCGGCCACCGTCACTGGCCCCGGCTTCACCATCGACTACAGCCGCCCTTCGCTGAAAGGCCGCAAAGCCTTCGGGGGCCTGGAGCCCTACGGCAAAGTGTGGCGCACCGGTGCCAATGA
- a CDS encoding energy transducer TonB produces MRNTLLLAAALLPLAATAQKTTKVVVKQSNPWSQETYYVLQDNKNVKHGPYLQQSNSLRAQPIQQGFYKQGQRDSTWIEYGWNGQRQGTGAYRNDQKTGTWSYYAAGDTLEQRYNHSTRTLEFTRIRPADQQKQYTVVEGAGSRQVSLDRPPLYIGGQQAMNQAVGTSVRYPALALRNRAGGDVVIEFLVDEQGRASGHRVKSGVGYGCDEEALRAVQQLPAGWLPGVLAGQPIAALMEVPVKFRIR; encoded by the coding sequence ATGCGCAACACCTTATTGCTGGCGGCCGCACTGCTGCCGCTGGCTGCCACCGCTCAGAAAACCACTAAAGTGGTAGTCAAACAGTCTAATCCTTGGAGCCAGGAAACCTACTACGTGCTGCAGGACAACAAAAATGTGAAGCACGGACCCTACCTGCAGCAAAGCAACAGCTTGCGCGCCCAGCCTATTCAGCAGGGCTTCTACAAGCAGGGCCAGCGCGACAGCACCTGGATTGAATACGGCTGGAACGGCCAGCGGCAGGGCACCGGCGCCTACCGCAACGACCAGAAAACGGGCACCTGGAGCTACTACGCCGCCGGCGACACCCTGGAACAGCGCTACAACCACTCCACCCGGACCCTGGAATTTACCCGCATCCGGCCCGCCGACCAGCAGAAGCAATACACCGTTGTGGAGGGCGCTGGCTCCCGGCAGGTTTCCCTGGACCGGCCGCCACTCTACATCGGTGGGCAGCAGGCCATGAACCAGGCCGTTGGCACCTCCGTGCGCTATCCGGCGCTGGCCCTGCGCAACCGCGCCGGCGGCGACGTGGTGATTGAGTTTCTGGTAGATGAGCAGGGCCGCGCCAGCGGACACCGCGTGAAATCCGGCGTTGGCTACGGCTGCGACGAGGAAGCGCTACGCGCCGTGCAGCAGCTGCCAGCTGGCTGGTTGCCCGGCGTGCTGGCCGGCCAGCCGATAGCCGCCTTAATGGAAGTCCCCGTCAAGTTCCGGATTCGGTAA
- a CDS encoding DUF2911 domain-containing protein — MDYSRPSLKGRKAFGGLEPYGKVWRTGANEATTFTTTKAVKINGQALAAGTYALFTIPGEKEWTIIFNKTAKQWGAYEYKQADDALRVQAKPTKTAAPVEQFTISADKAGVVTLMWDNTQAAFTVK; from the coding sequence ATCGACTACAGCCGCCCTTCGCTGAAAGGCCGCAAAGCCTTCGGGGGCCTGGAGCCCTACGGCAAAGTGTGGCGCACCGGTGCCAATGAGGCTACCACCTTCACGACCACCAAAGCCGTGAAAATCAACGGCCAGGCCCTGGCCGCCGGTACCTACGCCCTGTTCACCATCCCCGGCGAGAAGGAGTGGACCATCATCTTCAACAAAACCGCCAAGCAGTGGGGCGCCTACGAGTACAAGCAGGCCGACGACGCGCTGCGCGTGCAGGCCAAGCCCACCAAAACCGCCGCTCCCGTGGAGCAGTTCACCATCTCGGCCGACAAAGCCGGCGTGGTAACCCTGATGTGGGACAACACGCAGGCGGCCTTCACGGTGAAGTAA